The Thermococcus sp. 4557 genomic sequence TTCGGCTTCCAGTACGTCGTTATCCTGACCGACTCGATGGAGCCGCACATAAACCCCAACGACCTCGTTGTGACGATGCCCTCCTCCCCGGATGGGCTCCACGTGGGGGACGTTATCCTCTACCGCGTGACCATCGGCAACTCGACGTACAAAATAACCCACCGCATAGTTGATGTGAGGACGGATTCTGGCGGAAGGATTTACTACGTCACCAGAGGCGACAACAGGGACTATAGTGATCCCTGGAGGGTTTATCCAGAACAGGTTCTTGGAAGGGTGGTTCTGGTCATCCCAAGGGTGGGGGTTGTC encodes the following:
- a CDS encoding signal peptidase I is translated as MVKRRIDVLSLISYFLLFFVVLVVVLHFVFGFQYVVILTDSMEPHINPNDLVVTMPSSPDGLHVGDVILYRVTIGNSTYKITHRIVDVRTDSGGRIYYVTRGDNRDYSDPWRVYPEQVLGRVVLVIPRVGVVWYYTPLIVFGIFLFIIASLAYDLAWLLLEEEPPRSKSRKADLVALRRKKIKVHHYRR